The following nucleotide sequence is from Siniperca chuatsi isolate FFG_IHB_CAS linkage group LG2, ASM2008510v1, whole genome shotgun sequence.
TCATTGCTGTGATAATGAGTGCTGCCATGAGGAGGAGTGGGCCCCAGACGTGAGCCCGGATCACCCGAGCACCCTGCATATTAAAGAGGAGCATGACCAGAGGGCTGATGAGCGAGGACCGTCCTGTAGGCAGCAGGGTGACACCACTGTGTCTCCTCAGTTGGTGAAAAGAAAAGGTCATGAGGAGCCGCCCTCACACCTCTATAGAATATTAACTGTTGAACAGACAGCAGATATAAAAGTTGAGCCTGATGGTGATGAGTTTATAACTTCTCCATCAACCAGGGAGGCTGAGATCCCCCATGGAGTAAATCCGCAGTCTTCTGGACTTCAGCGAGAAACCCTGATAGGTGAGGAGAGGACTGGGAAAGAGCACATCCAGCAGACGTTAGCAAAATTACAgctaaaatatgtgtttttgttattatatcCATCTGTGTGCTGGAGTGTGGTGAAATGCGAAAAATGGTATTTGAAGAATTTGCGGTAGTTGGAGAGACACTCTCTACACTCTCTATAAATTTTGATTGGATTTGTCGGGTTGCACCTGCCCATTTGACAATGCAAAAACTGCATTACAGTAAatcatattttcataatataatatatatttctgttCTGGTCAGTTGATGACGTTTTCACTGCATGCCATCAACAACAAGGTGAAACAACTTCCCAAATACAACACTAGTCTTTGCTTTAGTTTGAATATGCTGATGGTAACAGCTTTTATTCTTCAGAGGGAATGGACATTAAATAAGATGTAAGAACAATAACAAGTAACAAAAGGTGGTTTTTGTCCTATATGTCCTAAGATATAAATGACAAGACAAGAGGCCTTTgcaaaattatgtattttttcacacCTTTTGTCCCTGTAGATCTGCTTGAGATCACTCATCATGAGCAGCAGTACACTGAAAAAGACTGGAGCCCCTATCAGGACCACAAGGACACCGATCCCTCTCGGATCAAAGTGGAAAAGTTTACATCATCTAGTCCTCGGGAAGAGACTGACCTCGACTACGAACTCCCTCTTCAGTCAGAGAGGAGTGTTTATGTTGAGCCTCAGTCTTCAAGCCCCAGCCACGAGCAGACTCTGaccaacaaaacatttcacacagcaGATGAAAAGACAAGAGACGCTGAAGCAGAAGGCTGCCAACAGTCCGGACTGACTAGAGTTTCTCAGCCCTTCTACTCCATAAATCAAAGTGAGTATGGTGAGAATGCAGAAGGTGTGGTAAATGGAGAATGGATTGTGGCACTCACACCAACAGGAATGAAGcaaaagaaaaggcaaaactCGGACTTGTGCAGTGAAGGAAGAGAAAGTATTGGAGCAGACGAAGACATGAATGATCTCACCAGGGAGAGAAGACACACTTGTCCCATCTGTGCAAAACGTTTTAAAGAGTCGAGCCACTTGAAGGACCAtgtgagaatccacacaggagagaagccGTACCAGTGTAAGGAATGTGGCATGAACTTCAGACAGAGTGGAGCTTTGACTTtgcacatgagaatccacacaggggaAAGACCATATCAGTGCACCGACTGTGGTCGGCGCTTCAATCGAAAAGGCGACATGGAGACTCACAAGATGACACATACTGGAGAAAGACCCCATCTGTGCATGGTGTGTGGGAAAAGCTTCAAAAGGAAGAgcaacttacacacacatctaaagATCCATGCAGAGGACAAAATGGATTACACTCAACCGTTGTGATTGTTTAAAACTGTAGGATCATCCAGATGGCAACCCTCTGGAGAACAATTGTGTGTTGACTGGAGTGTATAATACAGTTCATGATACATTTCTAAACTAACTGAAATGATCAGGATTTATCATTTAACTCCcatatgaaacaaacttcaagggcTGCCTTCTTCCatctacgtaacattgcaaaaatggactattgcaattccttattatcaggctgcccgaataagtcccttcgactctccagttgatccagaatgctgcggcatgtgtactgacaagatctaggaaaagagatcatatttctccaatattagcgtctctgcactggctccctgtaaaatccagaatagaatttaaaatccttctcctctcctacaaagctcttaacggTCAAGCACAATCATATCTTAAAAcgctcataataccatattacccgacgaGAACACtatgctcccaggatgcagggttatttgtggttcctagagtctccaaaactagaacgggagccagagccttcagttatcaagctcctctcctgtggaatcaggtcccagattgggttcgggaggcagacaccatctccacatttaagagtaggcttaagaccttcctctttgataaagcttatagttggggctggcttgggtgagccctgaaccatcccttattatgctgctataggcctagactgctgggagacttcccatgatgcacctcttccctctctcctcctctccatctgtatgcatttttatcccattactgcatgttactaactcgacatcttcacTCACCCATAGtgttgtgctttctcgtctctcctctctccttctgttgctatcagcaggtatttctacctccggagctgcagagtctggatctgtggttgcaggccacttgctgccccggtgttcctgctcgacaactgttactacagttgttgttattggctctgttacaaatactgtcattattaatcctatgactgtcattcctgttattatacattttcaatattaatattatcactaccattacattattactattttaaaattctaggtggtcaGAAGGAGAAAACCAAGTCCCTGCTTCAAGAGGATTCTGGCATAAAATGAAGAGAATCCACCTTCAGAATCACCTCAAGCGCTAGTCAAAGGCACGCATTCTGTTGACTGACTTTAGTATGAACATatacaacttcaacacaaaacaaatgatacAACAAGATGGTGCTGTGGATGGCAGCCTCGGTGTTGTGCTTTCCCACCCCCTGTCACCCTCTCACTTATCCCCACTGACCCCCAACCGACAGAGACAGAAGATCAGGAAGGCACCATGCCCACAATGTGTGTCACCCTCCTCTCTGAAAGCCTGTGCTGACCAGCTGGTTGTCCATCTTCATACAGATCTTCAACAGATCACTGGAGCTGTGTGAAATCCCCTCCTGCTTCAAACGCTCTGCCATGACATCTGaggaaattttttttaaagtttgttttcagtggttttggttgttttgaACAGCCTGACAGCCTGCAGAATTGTTTTACCTCTGTTGGACTGCCTGAaatcagtgtaagccttttttttttattgtgtttatcaTTAAATGGTCCATCTGCACCTGCCCTGCAtacctgtctgcatttgggtcctttccctgctaccctgcttgacaaatTACAACAGATTTAACAACACAGAACATGTTAAATAGCATTAATGTAATATTAGGTAACAGCACAAGGGCCAATCCCAAACTCTAGAATGTACATTGTGAAAGAAACACCTATGTACTTTAAGctaatatatacagttaacaTGGTTGATTAGGTAAGTGCTAATGATGTTAGCTGTTAGTTGGGCAAGATAACATGTTAGTCCAGAACTGTAAAACAATGTGTCATAGATAGTAATGTATGTATAACCTatcatctaaaaataaaactgaaaacactgtaaACTATTCTTGTATTGTCAATGTCAAATATATAGTTCCTTGATAATGCATGAAGTACTAAATTTAGATAAGGTTatttacttttgtgttttttaaaggagTGTAcagcatctagtggtgaaaattgcagtttgcaaccatttaaattctgctcgcctcaccctccctttctaagcatgtaggagaaactatggtggccaaCTATGGCCATGAAACACGCGAAAAATGCAGCCctagccctatctagagccagtgtttggtttgtctgttctgggttACTGTAGAAATATGGCGGTACAACATGGCtgcctccatggaaggggattccaatttttttccagtggccacttgTGGTATTGCAACAAAAAATCCCTCtgtggcccaaaaagcattttccccatgtATATTATTATGATCCTTTCTATTCTGAATTTTTGAtacatggaggttttatatttgtaaaactttccttgaGCTGagaaaagcaattaaaaaatCCGTGACtttatcacaatgtaaagtcaaTGGGCCAAGTGGGAACTCGCAGGC
It contains:
- the LOC122862291 gene encoding zinc finger protein 708-like isoform X1 — translated: MCSSVRARADGQCSIRADMASLQYLNAFISERLIAAAVEIFGAVEKTVIEYQGEISRSKQEIDHLRTLLLWPEVRLHRSAAHQVSPHCCDNECCHEEEWAPDVSPDHPSTLHIKEEHDQRADERGPSCRQQGDTTVSPQLVKRKGHEEPPSHLYRILTVEQTADIKVEPDGDEFITSPSTREAEIPHGVNPQSSGLQRETLIDLLEITHHEQQYTEKDWSPYQDHKDTDPSRIKVEKFTSSSPREETDLDYELPLQSERSVYVEPQSSSPSHEQTLTNKTFHTADEKTRDAEAEGCQQSGLTRVSQPFYSINQSEYGENAEGVVNGEWIVALTPTGMKQKKRQNSDLCSEGRESIGADEDMNDLTRERRHTCPICAKRFKESSHLKDHVRIHTGEKPYQCKECGMNFRQSGALTLHMRIHTGERPYQCTDCGRRFNRKGDMETHKMTHTGERPHLCMVCGKSFKRKSNLHTHLKIHAEDKMDYTQPL
- the LOC122862291 gene encoding zinc finger protein 708-like isoform X2 — its product is MCSSVRARADGQCSIRADMASLQYLNAFISERLIAAAVEIFGAVEKTVIEYQGEISRSKQEIDHLRTLLLWPEVRLHRSAHQVSPHCCDNECCHEEEWAPDVSPDHPSTLHIKEEHDQRADERGPSCRQQGDTTVSPQLVKRKGHEEPPSHLYRILTVEQTADIKVEPDGDEFITSPSTREAEIPHGVNPQSSGLQRETLIDLLEITHHEQQYTEKDWSPYQDHKDTDPSRIKVEKFTSSSPREETDLDYELPLQSERSVYVEPQSSSPSHEQTLTNKTFHTADEKTRDAEAEGCQQSGLTRVSQPFYSINQSEYGENAEGVVNGEWIVALTPTGMKQKKRQNSDLCSEGRESIGADEDMNDLTRERRHTCPICAKRFKESSHLKDHVRIHTGEKPYQCKECGMNFRQSGALTLHMRIHTGERPYQCTDCGRRFNRKGDMETHKMTHTGERPHLCMVCGKSFKRKSNLHTHLKIHAEDKMDYTQPL